A region from the Aegilops tauschii subsp. strangulata cultivar AL8/78 chromosome 5, Aet v6.0, whole genome shotgun sequence genome encodes:
- the LOC109775616 gene encoding aspartate carbamoyltransferase, chloroplastic, with protein MAVVQKVRRKANQSKPPPTPKTLNPSSGHSPMAAVRVILPHPHLPIPSWRPQLKPSSSYPRRAVAAPASLSPSPLTASLQLGDVIEAQQFDRQVLNEIFEVAREMEAVERGSHGFRSRVLEGYLMATLFYEPSTRTRLSFEAAMRRLGGEVLTTENAREFSSAAKGETLEDTIRTVEGYSDIIVLRHFESGAARRAAATAEIPVINAGDGPGQHPTQALLDVYTIKREIGRLDGIKLGLVGDLANGRTVRSLAYLIAKYQNIKIYFVSPDVVKMKDDIKEYLTSQGVEWEESSDLLDVASRCDVIYQTRIQKERFGERIDHYEAARGKYIVDKKVLGVLPKHAVIMHPLPRLDEITVDVDSDPRAAYFRQAKNGLYIRMALLKLLLVGH; from the exons ATGGCGGTCGTCCAAAAAGTCAGGCGGAAAGCAAACCAAAGCAAACCTCCCCCGACTCCTAAAACCTTAAACCCTAGCTCCGGTCACTCCCCCATGGCGGCCGTCCGGGTCATCCTCCCTCATCCCCACCTCCCCATCCCCTCGTGGAGACCCCAGCTCAAGCCCTCCTCATCCTATCCCCGCCGCGCGGTCGCCGCCCCAGCTTCGCTGTCTCCGTCGCCCCTCACGGCTTCCCTGCAACTCGGAGATGTGATCGAGGCGCAGCAGTTCGATCGGCAGGTGCTTAATGAGATCTTTGAGGTGGCGCGGGAGATGGAGGCCGTGGAGCGCGGCTCCCACGGGTTCCGGAGCCGCGTCCTTGAGGGGTACCTCATGGCCACGCTCTTCTACGAGCCCTCCACTCGCACGCGCCTCTCCTTCGAGGCCGCCATGCGCCGTCTTGGCGGAGAGGTGCTCACCACCGAGAACGCTCGCGAGTTCTCGTCCGCTGCCAAGGGCGAGACCCTAGAAG ATACCATAAGAACCGTTGAAGGTTATTCTGATATTATCGTTCTGAGACATTTTGAAAGTGGAGCTGCCAGAAGAGCAGCGGCTACTGCAGAAATTCCGGTTATTAATGCAGGTGATGGGCCAGGGCAACATCCTACTCAG GCTCTGTTGGATGTATATACAATAAAGAGAGAAATTGGTAGGCTAGATGGAATCAAACTTGGTTTGGTTGGAGACCTTGCCAATGGGAGAACTGTTCGTTCTCTGGCCTATTTGATCGCTAAGTACCAGAACATTAAGATATACTTCGTATCTCCAGATGTTGTAAAAATGAAG GATGATATTAAGGAGTACTTAACTTCACAAGGTGTTGAATGGGAAGAAAGTTCAGATTTATTGGATGTGGCATCCAGGTGTGATGTAATTTATCAAACACGCATTCAAAAAGAAAGATTCGGAGAGAGGATCGATCACTATGAGGCTGCTCGTGGGAAATATATTGTGGATAAGAAGGTTTTAGGTGTGCTGCCAAAGCATGCTGTTATCATGCATCCCCTTCCAAGGCTGGATGAG ATCACAGTGGATGTTGATAGTGATCCAAGGGCTGCATATTTTAGGCAGGCTAAGAATGGCCTCTACATAAGGATGGCACTGCTCAAACTTCTGCTTGTTGGCCATTGA